The DNA segment CTCATAGAGAGAGACATTTTTAACTGAGATGAGCCGAAGTTTTGTCCCCTTGGAGTCAAAACTTCACATGCCACCTGGGCTGTGGATAGGCCATTAAAGGACCTCTACTCTGTAGATACCTCTTGCCACAGAGATGCTACCAGGGGAAAAGGCTTAGGAAGACCAGCTAATCTTTCCTGAGCTTTGTTGCTTTGCTGCAGTAGACATCAAAGACATTAGGGCCCATGGGTGTCAAAGCAATACCTGGTTTTCATGTTTCCAAGCCAGGATTCCACAAGCTCTGTAGTCAAATGGTCTTCAATTGAAATGTAGTCTCCCTCTTTTTCTGGGATAACAATCAGCATGTGGGCATTCCCTTTGTAAGGTATCTTTATCACAGTGCATCTTAAGTTCTCATCAAAAGTTGAATTAATTTTATCTGACTTGAACATCATAGGTACCTGTACACTTCTGTATTTGTTTATGTGGAAAGTCTCAATTTCTGTGAATTTGGAATTAAATGGATAGACCCACTTGcctgaggaaagaaagaaattaaataattatgtgTGTTTAGATTTGTTCAGAAAAGTGTTCTAAAAAGTTTAAAAGATACAGTCTGAATCTATTTGAAGTGGCTATCAGTTGTGTCTGGGATTGGTGGATGACaatttcagtatattttatgtttattgtatataaatttttttacaggaaaaaaaaccccagagtaATCCACAAAATAAACTGCTTCATTTGCACAGAAAGAAGGGAGATATTTTTCTAAGGTTGGTTAGTTGCCACTCAAGTTCAGAATTTATGTTACCTTTGTTTTATCGATGCCTGGTGAGCATCTGACCTTTCCTAACATGTAACCTCTGAAATTCTCTACCAGCAGTTCAGTATcctgtatttaatttaattatacaATATTTTAGATGAGGATTCACTGGTTTCTCCACGGAATGGTTTCTGCCCATCACTGGTATTTCTTTCCCTCACCCTGTAAGGCAATATAATGGGGTACTTGGGTTCCTCTAGGGCAGATGATCCTTGATGGAAATAGAGAAATCATTTTTGTTTCAATGATTTTGTGTACTGTGTGAAGGCAGTCCATGATTTTATGCCCAGTATTCAGCATTTAAGACTATTGTGATTGagactttttcattttaatgggtgaatgaaaataaaacattgtttCCTGTCATAAAAAGGGATAATTTGGAGATGGACTGAGATAGTTTGATACAGGGCTTTTTGTTCCCTTTGAGACTCTATTGTATGGAAGACAGCATAGAAGAATTGTGGTTCCCTgtcatgaaaaataatttcctattaAATAagcttaatagaaaaaaaataaacttaaagaCATAGAGAAAACAGGAcatctaaattaatttaaactcCCCCTAATGTAGCTTAAGTTAGAGTCTTGATTCTCCtaataaataattattctgcaaaataaaaacagcaattacctttaaagaaaatgtagtCCACAAGCACCAGTTTATTATGGCGGTCCAGCTCTTCAAAAAACCCTGGGATTTTTCCTTTGGtcattttgttaatgttttgaTTGATGAAAAGTTTTGCCTGTGTTAAATTTTCAAAGTCCACTTTCAGGAAGTCCATATCAAAGTACTGCTTAGATAAATTCAGGAAAGACTCCTTGAGTTTGAAGTCTTTTTGAATAAAAGAAAGAATACCTTGCACGAGGAGAAATTCTTCATTTGTTGTGATGTTACCTATCAGTTGTTTAAACAAAGCTGGTAAATGTTGGTGATCCACTCTGTCCTTCATATCATGGAGGTTTAGACCTTTTACAATTTGTCTGTGTGTTTCCCCTTTGGCTGCCATCATGTAGACACTCATGAGAGCTGACACAGAAAGGGGAGAGATGATTACATTGTTATCATGTGTCATTGCAATTTTTCTGTAGAGGTTAAATCCAAAATTTGCAGTCTTTTCAGTGAAGTTGTGAAGAGTGAGGTCTTCAAAACCTTGGTGTTCAAAAGGCTTAGAGATGTTTTTGTGGTGATACCACTCTTTGGAAATACTGATGTTACTTCTTTCCAAGAAATTactctctttttcctcctttggaAATTCAGGTTTGATATCAGCCTGGATAAATTCAAAACATATTTCACTTAAGAGAAGTATGTAGATTCCTGTTTTCATGTTGACATCCAATAATGAGCTCTTTagagttatttttttccctagaaaaaaagaaaggcgACAAAATGACTTTTTAGTTTGTTCCATTCAGAATGCAAAAGGTGAAAGATGTAGTGAAGTGGTCTTTCTACATCTTCAGGGTATATACTGAAACCTGGCCAACAAAATGTTCATACAAGACCAGGCAGATCTTGCAGGACACCTCAGGCAAACCTTAACATCAGACATTGTGTAAATTTGCAAATGAAATACACTTTGCAAGCATAAAGTGCAAATATGATTATTATCCATCTTTCTGTATAGCAATATATGAATTCTCTCCCATACAGTAGTGTTGAATTGCACCTTATGGAAAAAATTTGAATGGCTACAATCTTTGGAGATGCATTTTCCCATTGTAAATTAAACGGGGTGTTTAAGACCACCAAACCTGCACATATTCCTTTTGTATAGCAGTGGTCAAAGGGGTAAATGAGATTAAAAGATGGATTTTATGGCCTGTCGTTAAAGTAGTAAGTGATTCAACAGTCTAGAATCACGTGGCAATTGTTAACTACTCCTTTTAAGCTAAGGATCTGTAGCAGCAAATTATGGTCATTGTATAATTTGTGATTTGGCATATGGGGAAGCTGGTTTTATCTGGTTTATTCAGAGTTCAGCTGAATTTCACAGTTGGCTGATTCAGGCTGTGGGAGTTAGTCCTGAAAAGGTATGTTGATGTGAGTACTGAGACATTTGGGTGCCAAGTCACGAGGTGCTTTTGGCAGTCAGGTGGTGTGCTATTTTCTTGTGAGATAATAGGTCACGTTCTGTACTTGCTGCAACACAGATGGGCTGTCATGACTTAATCAGGAGGCACTGAAATCGATGAATGTTATGCCTGCTCTTGAGTGCATGACAGacagagaacagagaaaaatacGCAGCAAATATGTTgtgaatgtttttaaatttatttttctttcccattaacccttgatttatttttaatgagattttcagtgTCTGGGTTTTCAGGACTGGAGTAGGGAAGGGGATGACTTGACTTCAGCTCCTGCCTTGCTAGTCAAGCGGTGCATGGGACATCTGGAGTGCTGGGATACTCGCTGTCCCCTGGCAGGCTGAAGCAGTCAGTTCAGAGTTAGTGCAGGAACTGCTGAACATTCCTTCTGCTGTAGTGACCCACTTCTGTAGGAAGTAACACAGGCACAGAGGTCCTGTTCCTGCCGCAATGCTGCACCTGCCCTGGCAGCAAAGAAGGAGGTTCTTTCCTCTGGGAGTCATCCCTACTTTGAAGAAGCATCCTTGGACACTGCAGAGTCAGCTCTAGCGAAGAGGCAGGGATtggaaaattttgcttttgatCATATTCAATGAGAGGGAAAggattttctgcagcagcagttcCTCCCTCTGAAAGAGCATCAGGCCTGACTGCTCACCAGGTATTGCAGAGCACAAGCCCTTCCTCGTCTTTTCTGTTACCTTCTCTATGCAATTCCTGCACACAGTGTTGCGTTTGGCAGATGTCACTGCTGCCTCTCTGGGGGGTCTGGGACAGGACGTGGCTCAAGTGGCCACCAGCTTCCCCAGGAGATGTGAAGGGACTGGCTGGGCAAAGTGCCGAGCTGCCTTCCagagggctctgcctgcccagcacagatTGGTTTtggacagggagggcaggacaaACGCAGAAGCTCTTGTTTACAGGTTTATCCCAAATTATTCAACACTCAAGAAAAGATTCCTGAATCCTCAGGCAAACACATACACATATGCTGCTGATTTGGGTGCAGTGGACATGGGAATAAAAACCTTGCAGTTGCACTAAGTAATCACTGCAAATCTGAGATTGCAAACATTTAAAGTTTACATTAAAGCAGCTGTATCATTCACCTTTACTAGTTAGAAATAGAGCATGTCCTCTAGAACTAGGAAAAACAGTTCTGGGAACAATAAAGTAGAATTTATGTACAGTATAGACTTGTATTTTTAGACCTGAGTGAAGCATATTGCTAATTTTAGACAACTTACTTTATTTGTAGAGCAGACAGCTCATTAATAAATGTGTGTCAGAGCAAAGTGAacattatttccattttaagaaatatttatttctatcaATATAAAAGAAAGAAGCTTCTTGTGCAAAtgcctttttcttctgaaaacatTAGAGCAAGacaaaaatccattaaaaacaGATTAAGATCTACAACCATTGAAAACATCACATCTAGAGAATCAttgataaatatataaaattgcattatatacatataaaatatgatattttctttacaatCTAAATACTTCATATAAATCTTATCTTACCTATTAGATAGCTCTTCTGTTATGTTTCTCAATCAGTTATGTTTAAAAATGAGATGAAGATGTCTGTCCCATTTAGAAGTTTTTGAACAAATATTTGCTCTTCCAAAGACTGATAATCTGGTTTTGTCTGTTATAAATTAACTGGTTTATAAACACTGAATATGTGTTTCCTATAAATGGCATAATAAGGGAGGGTTATATTCCAGTAAATATGTTCTGTCTTTCATGAGAAACAAGAGAACAACAAATTCTTTGCATTTAGCCCTTCAGCAACCTATCAGGATGTTGCCCCCCACATCCAATAGCCCATGAGAATTATTTTTCAGGCAGGCTCTGAGCTACTCACTGGTGGAAGATGTATCCAATCCTGCTTAAATTATCCCCTTACATAAAAGAATATGTCAATATTCACCAAGGCATGAGGGAGGGAGTGAGGGAGAAGGTACAGAACATTTGTAGGGGTGTTACCAGTTCCCTTGCCCTGCAATTTGGCCACACTTTGAGAGGAGAGGCCACGGCTCCACTCCTCCTTTGAAGAATGTGCCAGGTATTCGGTGACGTATCAGGCTGCCAACATCAACTGCCTGATAACCACTGAGGGATTTCTCCCATAAAATACAACGTGGGCCAAGTTGATATCCCTGCAAAAGTTACAAAGAGCTATGGGAGCcgctaataatttttttgaattttcagtTGGTCTTCATTGAACAGATTTGGGTCTTGAGCCTCATTATTTGGGCAAGGTACATTCTTTAAGACAGATAGTTCATTCAACAATTTCTCCAGCATGGGATGGTCTAAACTCTTCACTGTTTTGATCACTGGCCTAATTCCAGATAAAACATACACATGGAATTCCCCATCTTCCCTTCAtgttcctaattttttttttttcaaaaatactcCCAAATGAAATAGAACACTTAATTTTGATTTGgattgtaaaagaaaaataatttggcttTCAAATGTGAGATAAGGGTAATAGTCTCTAATTTTCCActgaacttaaaaaaataaatgttatatGTAGGCTAAGTGGATGTATTAGATATTTTAGAAAGCCCATAAAGAATTAGGGCATCCTGGACTCAATTTAAAAAAGGCTTTTGTTTGTTGCTGATGAGTATTGCTTCTATAAGAGTGTTTGCTTACAAGTTGCAAGATTTCACTAGGAAGGGCTTAAGAACTGCATGCAGCCCCTCTGTTGTGTGGTATCAAGGATACCAGATTTGTATCCTTGTTGCAAGGATACCATACTGGAGGGCAGTTGTGGGGTTTATGCTCTTAAGGAGTTCAACAGAGGGGTCACAGACTCTAGCTTCTTAAATTCTAgtttgtttaaattaattttaaatattcttcctTTTAGAAGCAATCCCGGTCATAATAGACTCCCAATGTAGACATTGTATTACAGAATATGGGAAAATAAGATGGGGTTACAAACTGAAGGCCCTGTACTGTCAGGCAGTCTAGTCCCTAAACATGAAAAACTCTACTGTGGGTGCCCCAGTGACTTCAGAACTTCTGTTCTCTATCCACGTGACtggacctttttttttcctgcttcctaGTCTATATGTATTTGTGGTTAATTCAGTTGGATTTGAAATTCAAATATCCTCTCATCGCGTGGAAGAAATTTGCATCTGATATGGTTGAACAAAGCTGCATTACTGTGGTGTGGCTCTGAATCTCTTCTGAAGAGACTGTGGTGCTGTGGTTGTGGCCCAAAAGAAAATACAAGGAAAACCTGCTGGACACAGATCCCGGCTTTTGTGCTCAGCAAAATCAGCGGTTATTTGCAATGACAGTGGCAAACaagcctcttcctcctctcaccAGGATGCTGACACACCTGGTCACTGCTGGAAGCTAAGACACTCAATATTGATGTTTAATATTCAAAAGATTAAGATTGTTTATAGATGGTACTGAAAAGAGGGGTTTGAAGAAATCATAAAGTCTTTGAATCTCTAGGCTAAATCTTTGCTGGACCACAAAGCCTACTTTAATCCTGTTTTACCCAGAGGAAAAAGGCTGTTACGAGATGTATTAGCTGTGTACAGAGATCTGAGAAAATTGTCTTCCTTTCTAGTTACTCACAAAGCCCCAGCTACTTTTTTATGCCAGGTAACACCTTGCTGAGTGTATCCACCATCCACTATCAGGAGTAACGTATTCCTCCCACCAGCTCCTATTTATATTGTCAGTTGCCCTTTGGATTCAACAGAGCTTTGTGAGCAGTTAAACTCCACACAACATATGGGTAACACTCTGCCAAACTATACGTGTTCACAGAGTGATTTACTGGGAGAGGATTGCCAGTGTCTGACTCTGGCAGAATTGCACTTTTCCACAGTTTAGGACAGGACCACCTCTGAAACCAGAACAAGCAAGGCCAAAACAAGTGCACTGCTGCCCAGTTGTGTCTCTGCTTGTTCCAGTGCTGAGGCTAGGCAGCAGTTGAGCTAAAAACTGTCTGTTCTCTAATAGACAACTGTTTTTTGGTGCATATGCAACTCTGAAAAACTTGGCAATGGTGATGTAGTCCAGGTTCTCACCAATCTGTTTGACAAAGCCCTGTGACTCCTGAGTACCTGGGGGTAAATACTGCAGAGGCAGATTCAGCTGCTTGTTCCAAATAGTCAGTGAGTTTCTGTTATAAGACAGAATTCTTCCTTTTGCAGTTCTTGTGGGGCTGGCAACACCTCCATTTCAGTGTTTGCTTTTCCTCTTACTTAATTTCCTCAGTcagttttttagggttttttttttatgaccATGAAGAGAGCAGTCATCCTAATATTCAGGTTTGGGAGCTTAGGTTCCCTGTGCTGAGTCTGATTCCTCCCAGTTATGATCTCCTTGGAACAGCAATAGTTCTTAACTAAGTAATGCCTTTGTTCCTAAAGAGGACATTCCATGACTCATTTTAGCAGTTTGTAACTCGACCACAGCTGAGATTCAAAGTGGGCTATGAGATATGGTGGGCATGATTGCACTACAGAGAGCAGGTTCCAGGAAGGAGATGGGTGGTTTAATTACTTGTATCTGTACCAGCTTCCCAGTGAGAGTCTTTTTGGAACTGAATTTCTTGCCTTGCTCAAAAAAAGGTAGTATCTAAACAGATACATTTCACTCAAGACCCTGCAAATTTCCATCCCCAGCTAGTGACTGCCAGTTTGGCTCTCAAGGGCAGGCACAGAGTATTTACAACTGTCTTGAGGGATCTAGGTGAAATCAGTCAGAAAGATTGACCATGCTGGAGAGCGATGAGAAAGTAAAAAGTGTCagttcaggaaaatatttagtCTGAATGTGATCAAACCTCTTCCACATTTCTTAGACTAAACAAAATCCCAGGAATAGTGCAGGGATGGATGATTTGCAGGGATCTGTACTTTTTCTGAAGTCTCACTGTGAAATTACTCATAACACATAAACCAACATGCTCCAACAGTTATAGAACAGCTCTTTATACAGTCTTCTGAACATACTTAGTTTGTCAACGAGCTGAGTCATCAAGGTGACTGCTGCTTCTCCCACTCCAAGAACGCACAATATAACTGAAATCATCAGGATGCAACTGTGGCTCCAGGCCTGCACTGTTCATAAACGTGACCCCTTTTCTACAATTATGCCACTGTTCATGTGACAGGATTCCTGTAGTGAAAGCCTCTTTGGAAGACACTTACTCCTGCATGTCACCTGGGGTGGGATGGGTGTACTACTGTACAAGGTGGGCAAAGCAGTAAAGCTGTAGTAACTCATAAATAGGGCGGAAGCATTTCCATTATGCTTTCAACTTCACAGTCAAGTGGTGTCTAACTGTCCTTGAACACACAAATGAAGGTGTAATTCTCTGTTAATAACACATCTTACTGTGGAATCTTTTATAGGAAATGCAAAAATGATGAAACACTGTAACACTGCGTCCAGAGAAGTACTATGAATTTTCAGTAAGTGGTAAAACAATCATCCATGATGTATGATGGAAGTAGCACAaaccctgctttttttttcccaaggaaataGAGTAAATGACCTTTTAAAGTTCCTAGCCTTGTTTCCTGTGATTTTCTGACTTGCAGAAATGAAAGATTTAAATTcacaattatttatttatcctCCATTTTTACCTGCAAGTATTGAAGAGCTCTAGAAGGGGCTGGCTGGTGTTTGCCAAGTCCCCATGGAGCCAGCAGGTGTCATCACAACCTTTAGTTCTCAGATGGGAAGAAGGATAATTTTGTGTGTTTGGACAGCTGCCCCTCTCTGTGCCTTACTAGGTTTTTGTCGTGAgacaggagcaggcaggagacaCAAACTTAGGAAAATTGCACTGGTAGGTATTTCTGTTTCCAGGCAGGACATTTCAAAGTTTCTCCAGTAGATGTGAAATGCAAgtgcatttctattttaaattcctggaaaaaatcCAACTTGAAAGGCAGGAATTACGAAGTGTGTAAGAGACCGGTATGACTGagggggaagaacctttttgTTGCACCTTCAGAATGGCAGAAATTTTTACAATCAATAACCTCTGATGACCCGAACTTGAAAAATTATCTATTTGCCACTATTTCTTATCTAAATTCTGTATTTACATGCACTGCACATGTATCTCCTTACTGCTGTGATAATCAATCTAAGTTCCTGGGACTTGCATTGTTTGACTGTCTGGCCTGAAGCAATTACCTGATGTAATGAAGAAATCTCTGCACTGTGGCCTCGGTAGCAGACAGGCAAAAGGTGCCCTCTGGCACCTGGGAAATGTGCTGAGGGTTATTAAGTACCAATGAGTGCAGAGCAAAGAGCTCTGCATTGTGGGGTTGGGTACTTGGCCTTCTTACAGGTTTTTCCACTTAAACAGAAATATCAGCGCAGTAACCTGCTGCAGGCCTGGCACTGAGCATGCTCTTCCTGTTGGAGGATCCATGGACTGGATATTCAAAAGCAATACTTCTTCCTCAAGAAAGTTTATATCTACCTGGCTGTGCTGTCATGGAGTACTTAATCAGGAATCAATTTTCCTACAGGACTTGGTGTCTTTGTTGAAGCTGCTCCAGCACTTTACACTACCTGTTCTTCCATGAGACATGCCCATGCCTCTCTGATTCTACTCATTTCTACATGCGGGTCTGTGACCAGGCCCTTCCTGAGGTTTAAAGACAGTATCTGTATTGTGATCTATGTCACAGATCTATGTAACATTATGATCTATTTTGGAGACAGTATCTACAGTATctacatttccattttctttctcaaaaggAAAATTCTTTAGACAGTGAAATAATTAAGTGGACAGCAACCTCAATCTATGAGCTGTATAAGTAGTCAAATATGGCTTGCTT comes from the Taeniopygia guttata chromosome 5, bTaeGut7.mat, whole genome shotgun sequence genome and includes:
- the SERPINA10 gene encoding protein Z-dependent protease inhibitor: MKTGIYILLLSEICFEFIQADIKPEFPKEEKESNFLERSNISISKEWYHHKNISKPFEHQGFEDLTLHNFTEKTANFGFNLYRKIAMTHDNNVIISPLSVSALMSVYMMAAKGETHRQIVKGLNLHDMKDRVDHQHLPALFKQLIGNITTNEEFLLVQGILSFIQKDFKLKESFLNLSKQYFDMDFLKVDFENLTQAKLFINQNINKMTKGKIPGFFEELDRHNKLVLVDYIFFKGKWVYPFNSKFTEIETFHINKYRSVQVPMMFKSDKINSTFDENLRCTVIKIPYKGNAHMLIVIPEKEGDYISIEDHLTTELVESWLGNMKTRKVDISFPKFKLEQKYKMKKLLQGLGIKRLFTCSADLSHLTDHEYVAVSQVVQNAVIEVDEEGTEAAAATASEITAFTVPPVIKVDRPFLFMIFEETFKTLLFIGRVIDPTEM